Genomic window (Thermostichus vulcanus str. 'Rupite'):
GGCATGGTGTAGCAGAGTACACGCCTCCACCCCATCCTGGGGGTAGAGGGCAATGCCAATACTGCAGGTGACAGCAATGGCATGACCTTGGCAACAGATGGGCTTCTGAAAAGTATCGAGAATCCGTTGGGCCAGACGCATGGCTACTATAGGGTTACCAATTTGGGGCAGCAACAGGGTAAACTCATCTCCTCCCCAGCGGGCTACCGTATCTCCCGAGCGAACACACTCCGTCAGGCGCTGGGCAACCCCCCGCAACAGATCATCTCCCACACTATGGCCAAAGGTATCGTTGATGTCTTTGAAGCGATCCAAATCCACAAAAAGGAGCGCCAGCATTTCATGGCGGTATTGCTTGAGGACTTGCTGCAATTGATCGCTGAACCGTTCGCGGTTAACCAATCCGGTTAGAGCATCATGATGAGCCCGAAACTCGATGTGGGCCAGGTTTTGCTTTTGGGCAGTAATGTCTTCCGAGATGCCTTCGTAACCGAGAATGTTCCCTTCGCCATCTTTCACCAAGCGGGCATTTTCTCGTACCCAAATGATCGAGCCATCCCGCCGTCGAATCTGATACTCGAAGCCGCGCACGGATCCCTGCTCATGCAACAGACGTACAAATTCTTCTCGCTGACTGGGATCCACATAAAGCTGAGTGCCGACATTCTTGACTTCCTGCATCAATGCTTCCGGGGAGTCGTAGCCACAGATTTGAGCCAGCGCCGGGTTGGCAGAAAGGTAGCGGCCTGCGGCATCGGTGAAGAAGATTCCCTCGACAGCATTTTCGAAAAAGTTGCGATAACGTTCTTCTGCTTGGCGAAGAGCTTCTTCCATCTGCCGACGTTCTGAGATTTCCAAGGCCAGGGATACCAAATCCGCCAGGGATCCGGCAAAGTTCTGTTCCTCTAACGTCCAGTGGCGGGGAAACCCGACGTGACCGTGACAGAGAATGCCCACCATCTGCCCTTCGAGTCGAATCGGGGCATCCAACATCGAGACGACCCCGATCCCAGTCAGGTAGGAATTGCGAAACTCAACCGTGCGGGGATCCTCAGCCACTTGGTCGGCAGCGATGGTGCGTTCTTGCTCCAAGGCATGAAAATAGCGGGGATAGTCTTTGGCCCAGATCTCCGCTCCCTGGGTGTGGGATCCCTCGGGGTTGTTCTGGTTGATCTCAAATTGATTGACGCAGCGAATGCTCGAGCGTTCCGGTGTGTAAAGCCAAACCCCCACCCGTTCTACTCGCAACGTATGGGCAGCCGTGGTACAAATCTCCCGCAAAGCCGCCTGTAGATCCCCTTGGTTGAGGGCCTTGTGACGGGTGAGGGCCATCAGAGCGCGATTTTGCTCCAATAACCGCTCTTGGCTGCGTTGCAAGGCCCATTCCACCTGTTTACGCTCGGTGATGTCCTGGCAGGAGCCGACAATTTGGCGAATCGGCTTTTCCCCTTCCAGGACGGGTGAGAGGGTCACAATCAAGATATGGGTTTGCTCTTGGTCTGGGGTACTGGCGGGATCCACTAAGCTCAGTTCGAAGCTGACCCGCCTGCGGTGTTTGATACAGTGTTGGGTGTGCAATTGTATCTGGGCTGCTGTGGAAGCGGTTAGACAAGACAGTAAGTCCTCCCCTTCAACCGGCCCGGAGAGGAGAAAGAACATCCTGCGAAAGGCAGGGTTACAGACAAGAAATCGGTAGCGCGGCTGGGAGGTGCCCTGACTTTCTCCTTCTGGGAGATGCTCCAGAATAAACAGTCCATCGCTCACACTTTCAAACAGGGTGCGTAGCATGGCTCGGCCCCGCTCCTGCATCGGACGACCCCGATACAGCACCTGTGGGTTCCACAGCTCGCTGGGTGCCAACGTGTCATAGACGCTGGGATCCTCACCGGGCCAGGTATTCGAAGTCTCACCCATAGGCCAGAAGCACCTGCTGTCTGCCTCATCAATGCTGAGGGAGAAGGAACCGCAGCAGCATGGCGTAGCGCAGACTACGATACAGCTTTATTTTCCAAGATTATCCTGTGGGGCTGTGTATTAGTTGACACAAAAACCTACAGATTCCCTTCAGCCCTAATCAGGGTTTGCCAGATATTTCCTTGAATCCACAAGGCTCGCAACCCCGTTCCTTTCCCCTCTTGAGTGGGGGGATCCCTGTGGCAGGATTGTGGGGTCGCTATCGTTTGTGGAGAGGGATCCCGGTGCGCTTGACCACACGGGCTACCTATAGCATCAGGGCACTGCTGGATTTGGCCATGCTCGGATCGGGGCAAACGGCTTCGGTACGGGCCATCGCCGAGCGACAACACATCCCGGCTCCCTATCTGGAAAAGCTGCTGATTGAGCTGCGTCAGGCGGGTTTGGTGCGTTCGCAGCGGGGGGCGCAAGGGGGGTATCAGTTGGCGCGGGCGCCACGCCGGATCCCATTGAGTGCCATTTTGACGGCGGTGGGAGAATCTCTGGATCCCGTGGCCAAAGAAGGTTCTGATGTCGAAGGAAAGTCCTCTGGTCAAGGCGGAGATCAGGCTTTGGAACGGCTGGACTGGGTTACAGAAGCCTTGTGGGAGCGGATTGCACGGCGGGTTCAACAGGTTTTAGACGAGACGACCTTGGAAGATCTCTACTTTGATGCCCGCAGTTGGCAGGCAGCCCAAGATCAGGAGAGTGGGTTTGTGGTCTGAATGGTTTTTCCCGGCTCAACGGACGGCCTGGGTTGTACTGGCTGCATCGCTGGGGCTGGACTATCTGCTGGCGGATCCCTGGGGTTGGCCACACCCAGTGCGAGTGATGGGGGCGGCGATCACGGTCGGGCAGCGGTGGATCCTCAAATACTGTCGCACGGCTCAAGCCCAGCGGTGGGGGGGGGCTGGACTGGCCTTGGTTTTGGTCATGGGATCCTACGGGGTGGGTTGGGGACTCATGGCTGTGGGCGATTGGATTCATCCTTGGGTCGGGATCCTGGTTCAGATCATTCTCCTGGCCAGTTGTTTGGGGGGGCGCAGCCTGCGGTTGGCGGCTTTGGAGGTGTTGGATCCCTTGGAGAAAGGGGATCTGCCGGGGGCTCGGCAACGGCTTAGCCGCTATGTGGGGCGGGATACCGAAAATTTATCGGCAGCAGAGATTTTACGGGCAGTCCTCGAAACGGTAGCGGAAAATACCCCGGATGGGGCAACCGCACCTTTGTTCTACGCTTTCTTGGGCGGGGCCCCCTTGGCACTGGCCTACAAAGCCGTCAGCACCCTGGACTCAATGGTGGGTTATCGTCGGGCTCCCTTTACTCACCTGGGCCTGGTCTCGGCCCGATGTGAAGATGGGTTGACCTGGTTGCCCTGTCGCTTAACGGTGCTGACGTTAGCGCTGCTCAGTCGGGATCCCTGCTCCTTCTGGGCCCGCTGTCGTCAAGATGCGCGGGCGGATCCCAGTCCCAATTCGGGATGGAGTGAGGCGGCCTTTGCCTGGAGGCTGGGGATCCAATTGGGGGGAACCAATGTTTACCAAGGGATCCCAAAAGAGAAACCCAAATTAGGGATCCCAGCTCGAGCTTTATCCCCGCAAGTGGTGCTGGAAAGCTTGGGGATCCTGCGACAGATTTTGCTGATCTGGGGAGGAGGAATGACAGGGATCTTGTTGATGCCGCACTTGCTCCCTCTGGTTTTGGGCTGAAGACTGTGGGGCTGATTCCCACGGATTACCACTGCAACCGTTGCCCGCGCGAGAGCAAGTAATTTTGCAACTCTGCCATTTTCCCTTGCGGCACAATCTCGGCGGGCGTCAAGCTGGGATCCTGGCTGTGCAACCAAGCCACCGTTAACCCTGCCGCCGAACCAATCGTCCATTCGCCGTAATGAACCCGGGTTGCCGCATTGACAATATGGCTAACGGCGATGCCTTTTCCTCCAATCAAGAGGTTATCGATCCTCTGAGGAATTAAGGCTTCTAAGGGAATGTAAATCGGATGGACGGAAAACTCGTTAATCGGAGCCGAACTGGCGGAAAAAGAGGGTTCCCAGTTGCGATACCGACAGCCGTGGATGTCAATGGCATAGTGAGTCACCCCCACCACCGTCGGCCTGAAATCGCGTCCACCTCTGGTGCCAATGCGAATATCCTGCTCTCGCATCATGAATTCCGACTGGCCGTAGGCAGCCCGTCCAAGAATGCGCCGCCCTTCGCGGATGTAGGGGTAAAGGCTGAGGCCGGAACGGGTGCCCATCAACGACTCTTCCCCAAACAGCAGCGACAGGGGATAGCCTGGCCGGCTTTGGGTTTCCATCAACCATTCGGCAAACAAGAGAGCGTGGTTCTCGCCATCTTTGATCGCTGAGACATCCAGCCCCCCCAACCAGTTGTGGCGTTGCCCCGACTGCAGCAGGCGTTCTTCTGTCAGGATCAGAGGCGGGTTCATGATTCCCCAATCGTTGCCGCGATTCCAGTTCACCATCGTCATATCTCCGGGAACAGGGGTGCCGTAAAAGGGATCCGTGCGCCCTTTGCTGACAATGCGGCGGTAGTTAAAAAAGCTCTGGCCACTAAAGGTGGGAAACCCTTCCATATCAAACTCGCGGCGGTGCTCGGCGCGGGAATAGCCTGGTTGCAGCTGGGCCAGTTCGGCTTTGGAGCGACCGCCATCGTCGTGAATGGCCATCACAAACGGAAAGGTAAAAGCTTGGGTACATTCCGGATTCGTCGCCGGCGCCCCGTTGGGTTCCCCCAGCAGTTCACGGCTTTCGGAACCGACGCGATAGGGGATCCCTGCCCAGCCCACCAGTTCTCCCGTATCGGTGGCATCAATAACCCACAATTGTCGGCCCGGCGGCGCCTGTAGGCGTACTGACCGTTTGGTAAAAACCTCTGTTTCCCCCCAGCCATACCAACTGTTCAGCTCGCGCCACAAGCGCCCTGGCGGCACAAAATTAGGATCCCGGGGTTGTCGTTGCACAGCATAAATGCTCTCGATCCGGGATCCATCGGTGCTAAAGGTGGCCCCCTTAAAGGCGGTCTGGGTAGCCCAGCGACTGTTGGGAGCATTTTGGGCCGCTTGTTCCAGCCAGGTCTCTACTGCTTTGACCCCAGCCTGGGGTGGAAAACATAACCCTCCCACCCAGCAACTGTTGATATCCGCTACGCGCGTTCCGGCAGGGATCCCGGTCCAGGCAGGTAGCTCGACTGGCTGACCTTCCAGTAGAGCTTTGAACTGCATCCAATGGCTGGAAAAATTGCCCCGTTGCCGCATCGGTAGCGATTCATCAATGGCCGATACTCCTTGTGATGTGATCTGCCCACCGAGCCAAGGGGTTAACTCGATCAAACAAGTTGGGATCCCGGCTCGCATGGCGTGACTGGCTGCTGCCACACCCCCCAGGGATCCGCCGACCACCACCAATTCACACTCCCAAATCTGATCGGGCTGAGGCTTCGGATCCAGCAGTGGCCAGCCCTGGGCCGTAAAGCGGGGTGGCTCAGGTGTGGCAGCCTCAGACGGGGGGAGGGATCCGGAGGACAGGGAGCTCACCTCCTGCCGGGACACACCCGCTACCCCCATTCCCCCCAAGAAGCCCAGCAAGGACAGCATTCCCAACCACAGCGGCACCCGTTCGCGTAAGCGGGACGAAGTCTTTTTTTGCCCACGCCCCAACCGCAGCGGAGCGCTTCCTTTGCCAGCCATGCTCACCTCGGTTTTGCCTCACACCCCAGGCCCTTCCCCACCGGATGTCTTTTTGACATCAACAGGAGAAATCCCCTTGAGAATAGCTGACAGAAGTAACCGTGGATCCCTTTTCGCTCTTTCCTATGGCCGAATTGCCACTGCTTTTCGAGCCTCGCTGCCTACACCCCGGGCTAGGTGTGGGAAGGGGCCGTACTTGCGGACAAAGGCATCAGCATCACCCAGGTGGGTCTGGCCTGGGAGAGTTCCCCTGGTAAACCCAGCAACAAGGACGTTTCCCCCTCTGTCTATAGCAATAGCGCGGACAACGTCATCCTCACTGCTTCCAAATTGTCGGGCTAAGAGTTCGTTGCCCTCGGAGTCGTACTTGCGCACAAAGGCGTCCCTTCTGCCAGAGTGGGCTTGGTCAGGGAGTGCTCCTTCGGTTTGACGCTCATCCCGCTAACGCTTTGCGTACAGCAGGAGATTCCCCGTTCACAGAGTCTTGACTAGACGTCCCAAAGGACACCCCCGCCAGAACCTCTCCAGGGGCATTTTCAGCACTGTGCGCCCCACAGCGCTTTTGTTCCCGATAGGATGCCGCACTCATAAATCTGTTCCGCAGAACCAACGCGCTGGCAATATCCCTAGGCATGGAGCAACCACAGGAGCATTCATGCCAACGTGTTGACAGCGTTTTGCGAACGGCTTCCCCACACTTAGGGCACTCCTGAGAGGTGCCCGCTGCCTGCTCCTTCACCACAGCCTTGCCACGTTTGAAGCCCACCCAGGGCAGCACCGAGTTAGTGCTCCGCACCGCTACGCGATCAGAAACTGACCGTGGCCGGCATCCAGCATGTGTTTGCCCAACATGCCGCGACTGAGGTTAATCAGGTTCAAGTCCTCAACCACAATCACATCAGCTTCATGACAAAGTTGGTGAGCTGCCTTGAAGTGGAAGTCTTTGCGGGTATTGGCAATCCGCTCATGCAGCCGTGCCACCTTGAGCTGAGCCTTTTTCCAGTTCGCCGACCCAAGCTGTTTCCGCTTCAGTCTGCGTTGCAGCGATTTAAGCTTGCGGTGCAGATCCACGAAAAACTTGGGGCGCTCTAGTTGAAGCCCATCTGAGGTGGAAAGAAAGTATTCCAGGCCCACATCTACGGCAACCACAGGCCCCACCAACGGTGGTGCTGGGATAGCAATATCCGCCTGAAAAGTGAGCAGGACGTAATAGCCAGAGGCCCGCTTGACCACCCTGGCTTGCTTGACCATGAAACCCTCTGGGTATGGCCGTGACTGACGAAGGGCGACCCACCCCAACCCAGGCAACTTAACTGCCCCATTGTTCAGGGGAGTCTTGCCCAGTTGAGGGAACGCAAACGACCGCATCTGTCCCGGCTTTTTGAACCGGGGGAACCCAGTCCCCAACTTTTTGCGACGGTCAAAGGCTTGGTCTAAGCGCCTCAAAACCTGCTGCAATGCCTGGGCATTGACAGAAGCTAGATCCTCATCAAGCCGCTTTGCCTCAGTCAGCCGTTGGCATTGCAGCTTAAAGCTGGGGTATGGCGCGTCTGCCGGGATGATGGACTCGCTACGCAGAGAGCAGGCATTGACCGGACATTTGCGAGAAGCCATCCAGTCTTTGCGCTCTCTCAGAGCATCATTCCAGACCCTACGGCATATCTCCAGATAGTGGTTGATCTGTTTGGCCTGCTGCTGAGTCGGTTTTAGCTTGTACTCATACGTCAAGTTCATCATAGGTGCAGTGTAACGTTTGGCTTAATCGTGCTCCGCACGACCCGGAGGGTCAACGTGCTCCGCACGACCCGGAGGGTCAACGTGCTCCGCACGACCCGGAGGGTCAACGCTTCACCCCCACCTAACCGCAAGCGGTATAGGCGGAGCACTGCGATGCTCTCCGGTAGCCCGAGACCAGGATGTTTCCCTGTTGATCCACTGCCATGGAAGTAGCCCAGTCATCATGGTGGGTTCCGAACTGCCGGGTCCAAAGAACTGAACTGAGATTGGCCGGATTTCGGGTTGGGGCGAAGTCCGAGGCGGGATTACTACGAGTCAAGATCCAAGCCACAGGGCATAATGGGCTAGCAACTTTTCAAGTAGGGATCCACAGCAGCATGGGACGGGCGAAGAAGGTGGTGTTGGCCTATTCGGGTGGGGTGGATACTTCGGTCTGTATCCCCTACCTGATTCACGAGTGGGGGGTGGAATCGGTGGTGACCTTGGCCGTGGACCTAGGGCAAGGGGCGGAACTGGACGCGATTCAAGCCAAAGCCCTGACCGCTGGGGCCGAACAATCCTTAGTGCGCGATGCCATTCGGGAACTGATCACCGACTACGCTTTCCCGGCCATTCAAGCCAATGCCCTCTACGAAAATCGCTATCCCCTCTCCACCGCGCTGGCCCGGCCCTTGATCGCCAAACTGTTGGTGGAAGTGGCGGAGGAAGTGGGCGCCGATGCGGTGGCCCACGGTTGCACCGGCAAAGGCAACGACCAAGTGCGTTTTGATCTGGCCATTACCGCCCTTAATCCAAAGCTGAAGGTGTTAGCGCCGGCCCGTGAATGGGGCATGACCCGCGAAGCAACCATTGCCTACGGGGAGCGGTTCGGGCTCCCTTCGCCGGTGAAAAAATCCAGCCCCTACAGCATCGATCTCAATATTTTGGGCCGCAGTGCCGAAGCCGGGATCCTAGAGGATGCCAACCTAGAACCACCGGAAGAAGTCTATGCCCTCACCAAATCGGTGCAGGATGCGCCAGCGGATCCCACCTACGTGGAGATTGAGTTTGAGCAAGGGATCCCTGTGGGCTTGGATGGCGAGCGGCTGGATCCGAAGATGCTGTTTGAACAGTTGAACCTTTTGGCAGGCGCCAATGGGGTCGGGCGCATCGACATGGTAGAAAATCGCCTTGTCGGAATTAAATCTCGTGAAATCTACGAGTGCCCCGCTCTGCTGGTGCTCATCCAGGCCCATCGTGAGTTGGAAAGCCTGACGTTGACCCGCGATGTTACCCATTACAAGTACGGCATTGAAACCACCTACAGCCAACTGGTTTACAACGGTCTCTGGTATTCTCCACTGCGGGATGCTTTGGATGGATTTATCCATGCCACCCAAAAAACCGTTACCGGCGTTGTGCGCATGCGCTTACATAAGGGACAAGCGGTGTGTGTGGGGCGTTCGTCTCCTTACTCCCTCTACAACGCTGAACTGGCCACTTATGGGGAAGGGGATCAGTTTGATCACAAGGCTGCTGAAGGCTTCATCTATATTTGGGGCCTGCCCACCCGCGTTTGGTCACAATCGCAACGGGGCTGAGGGGATCCCGTTTAGAATCTCACTGCACAACCGCGCCCACAGGTGCTCAGGATCCCAAGCCGACCTAAGCTTAGGATCCCTAACCTCATCTCAGAACTGCTTAATTAAGTCCCAGCTGTCCAAGAATTGCCATACTCGATTTGTTCTGGGGTGAGGCTGTCGATTTGGATCCCCATCGCCTTCAGTTTCAAAGCGGCGATCTCTTGATCCACCTCCACCGGGATCGGGTGCAGCCCAGGAGCCAAGTTCCCCTTGTTTTTGACCAGGTATTCACAACCGAGGGCTTGGTTGGCAAAGCTCATGTCCATGACACTGGCGGGGTGCCCTTCAGCAGCGGCTAGGTTGATCAAGCGACCCTCCCCCAAGACCACCACCGACTTGCCGGACTTGAGGCGAAACTCCTCCGTAAAGGGGCGTACCACCTGCCGTGAGGTCGTGCGTTCCTCCAAAGCCACCAAGTCAACTTCAATGTCGAAGTGGCCAGAGTTGCAGACCATGGCTCCATCTTTCATCCGGTCAAAATGCTCACCGCGAATCACATGCTTGTTGCCCGTGACGGTAATGAAGATATCCCCCAGGGGAGCAGCCTCACTCATGGGCATCACCCGGAAGCCATCCATCACCGCCTCCAGCGCCCGCACCGGGTTCACTTCCGTCACGATCACCTGGGATCCCATACCACGGGCCCGCATCGCTACCCCTTTGGCGCACCAGCCGTACCCAGCCACCACCACTGTTTTGCCGGCCAAGAGAATGTTGGTGCAGCGCAAAATGCCATCGAGGGTGGACTGGCCGGTACCGTAGCGGTTGTCGAAAAAGTGCTTGGTCTCCGCATCATTGACAGTCATAACCGGGAAGCTGAGCACCCCTGCTTTGAACATGGCCTTGAGGCGGACAATCCCTGTTGTGGTTTCCTCGGTGGTACCAATAATATCGGCCAGTTGCCCTTTGCGGTGCTGAACCAGCTCGGCAGTAACATCGCTGCCATCGTCAATAATGATGTTGGGGCGGTGATCCAGAGCAATCTGCACATGCCGATGGTAGGTGGCAACGTCTTCTCCCTTAATGGCAAAAACAGAAATGCCATAGTCTGAGACTAAACTAGCGGCCACATCATCTTGGGTGGAGAGGGGGTTGCTGGCAATGAGTACACTGTCAGCTCCGCCTGCTTGCAGGGCCAAGGCCAAGTTGGCGGTTTCGGTGGTGACATGGCAGCAGGCCACCAGGCGGATCCCGGCGAAGGGTTTTTCCTGGGCAAAACGCTCGCGGATTTGGGCCAACACCTGCATCTCCCGGGCCGCCCATTCGATACGCTGTTTACCAAGCGGGGCAAGGCCGAGGTCTTTCACCTCATGCTTGGGAAGAGACAGGGTAGCGGTGGTCATAGAGATCGACTCCCAATTAAGTTGAGTAGGGTGTAGAGATGTTCACAAACCTGACCTATTCTGCCACAGGGGATCCCGTTGCCGCGCTGGGCTTGGATGTAGGCAATCGCCGCATTGGCATAGCGGGATGTGATCGGATGGGTTTGCTGGTCACTGGATTGGGGGTGATTCAGCGACGCTCTCTCTCAGAAGATATTGCCCAAATTCAGTCTTGGATCCAGCGTCGTCAGGCCAACATCCTGGTGGTGGGGATGCCGCTGTTGGCGGATGGAACGGTTGGATCCCAGGCTCGTAAGGTGCAGCGGTTTGTGCGGGCTTTGCAAAAGGCTGTGGATCTGCCCATCGAAACGGTGAATGAATACCTCAGCACCGTCCAAGCGGAGTGGGATCTGCAGGCCGCTGGGATCCCGGCCAAAAGCCAGAAGCCCCTCATCGATCAACAGGCGGCAGCCGTGATTTTACAAACCTGGCTGGATCAGCGCCGTTCTCAACCGCCTCTGCCTGCCGACAGGACAGAGGGCCTCGATATTGCTCTCAGCTAGAGAGCTCTCTCCTAGCTTTTGCTCAATTGCTGAGCCACCAACTGCACAATCGCTTGGGCTGCCCCCGGTTTCCCCCCCAGTTGTTGCAGTTCGGCCTGCATCTGCCGACGGCGTTGGGGATCTTCGAGCAAAACTTGGGCCTGCTCTGCTACCTGCACTGGACGCAAATGCCCCCGCAACTCCGGCACCACCTCCCGCCCCGCCCAAATGTTCGGCCAAGCCAAGTGACCTAACCAGCCTAGGGCCAACCGATTGATCCAACGGGCCAACCCAGTGCCAATGCCGGGCAAATTCACCAATAGGCCCAGGATCCCATCCCAAGCTCGCATCGCTTCCAGCTTATTGGTGGGGATCACCACCACCATCGGTACCCCCAGTCGCGCCAGTTCCGCTGTATTGGCCCCAATGGTTGTTAGGCAGAGGTCGCAATTGGCCAAAACCGAATAGGCCGGAAAAGTCGTCCACAGTTGAATGGTGCTGCCAAAGGGGGTAATGAATTGTGCCCCCAAATTGGTTTGCTCTAGCGCACCCGATGTTCCATACACCAAGGCCATATCAGGGTTAAATTTGGGATGGGCATAGCCCGCCAAGGACTGAGGTGTTTGTCCAGGAGCCACGGGAATAACAAAGCGAATGTTGGGTAGCTGTTGGCGCAACTCATCGGCCACCGCCAGCATCATCGGCACCCCCAAAGAGAGTTTGGCGGGTTTGGAGCCCGGTAATAATCCCACCTGATAGTGAGTACGGCCCCCATCACTGAGGCGTTGCCAACCCCGCGGCAGCAATCCTTCTTGGGCAAAGCGATTTGGCACTGGCTCTGGCACGGTTCCCTCAGAGGGGACAGCTTCACTCAGAGCAGGAATTTGGGTTAGGGAAGAAAAACCAGCTGTAGGTTTAGAGGCAGCAGCAGGGGTCTGGGTGGAAAAAGATCTACTGCTGAGCCAACCGGAAACCGGCATCCCCGGCAAGTAGGTAGCACTGGCTACGCCATCTGCCATTAAATCCCCAACTACATGCATTTTGCTGGCCCAACAGTGACCCAATAACCATCCACCGTCATAACGTCGTTTGATCTCTTCCGTTCGCAGGGCAAAAGCATCCACCCAAGGCTGCCAACGGGGCTGATGCTCGGCATACACCACCAGCCGGTAACGCAGGCGCTGGGCAATCCAGATAGCAAAAAATTGATCGCCACCCAGGAAGAGCACCACTCCCCGTTTCGCCCAATCCCAGGCTTCTTCCGTTTGGCCGGTGAGCAAAAAAGCCAGAAAAAAATCGGGATCCTGTACCCGATCGATTTGAATAAACTCCTGTGCCATTTTGGCTTCTTGCCCGGAGGCGTGGGGACAGGGGGAGAGCACCAGGGAAAGACGAGCCTGAGGCAGTTGTTGGCGCAATTCCATCACAACCGGGCGTACCCAAGTGGTCAGCTCTCCGGGGCCGTTCGAGAGGATGAGGATGTCGTAGGGAGGCGCGCCACCGCTTAATAAAGCCATTAGGAGCTCAATTCCTCAGGTACAGCAATTGTATAGTGTGCTTCTGGCCTTGAGTTAATTCTGCTGTCCGGGATAGAGGGTTGGCTTGAAATCGGGATCCCTTCCCAGCCAAAACCCAAAGTTTGCAGATCCGGAATGGAACGAGCAAAAAATCGACCCTTGAGGCCATAGCTGAGCAACCCTAAGTACTCACGCAGGGCGGGTAGCGGGAAGCCGCGCGATGAGTAGGTCTCACTGATGATGGGAATCACCCGGATGCCAAAGCTGCGAAAGGTAAGCTCAGAACGCAACATGTGAATGTTATCGGTGATGAGAAGAATCGATTGCACCTGAGCCGGTTCTAGTAGGGCCAAGCTGAATTGGGCATTTTCTTCTGTTGTTTGGGAGCAGTCTTCTCCATTGAGATCACTTCTGGGAACCCCCAATGCCAACAGAGCCCTACCCATCGGCCCCGCATCTCCTGCGCCACTGACAAAGATGCGCGGAGCCCAGCCTGCTTGCCATAGACGATAAGCCTCTTCAACCCGCCCACTGGCCAAAGCTTCACCTCGGCCCAACACCACGATGGCATCAGCAGGAGCCAGTGCATCTCGAGGGATCCAAGTGGTCAGTCCCCAGGTGAGTATGCCGTTGCCCGCAGGGGTGAGCAGCACCAAGTAGAGCCAGAGGGGTAAACTGCTCAGGAACAATCCGAGGCGACGCCGCGCAGGAGGCACCAGCCAAACCACTGCCAAGACGATCAGCAGCAGCAAGGGCACCATCCCAAGGGGCTGAGTCAGCATTTGGCTGAGATTGGCTTTTAACCCCAACCAGGGCAATGGCTCCCGTTCACAGTGGTAGAGATCAAACATCGGGATCCCTCACCTCCACAACGTCAAGTTGACATCA
Coding sequences:
- a CDS encoding argininosuccinate synthase, whose translation is MGRAKKVVLAYSGGVDTSVCIPYLIHEWGVESVVTLAVDLGQGAELDAIQAKALTAGAEQSLVRDAIRELITDYAFPAIQANALYENRYPLSTALARPLIAKLLVEVAEEVGADAVAHGCTGKGNDQVRFDLAITALNPKLKVLAPAREWGMTREATIAYGERFGLPSPVKKSSPYSIDLNILGRSAEAGILEDANLEPPEEVYALTKSVQDAPADPTYVEIEFEQGIPVGLDGERLDPKMLFEQLNLLAGANGVGRIDMVENRLVGIKSREIYECPALLVLIQAHRELESLTLTRDVTHYKYGIETTYSQLVYNGLWYSPLRDALDGFIHATQKTVTGVVRMRLHKGQAVCVGRSSPYSLYNAELATYGEGDQFDHKAAEGFIYIWGLPTRVWSQSQRG
- the ahcY gene encoding adenosylhomocysteinase: MTTATLSLPKHEVKDLGLAPLGKQRIEWAAREMQVLAQIRERFAQEKPFAGIRLVACCHVTTETANLALALQAGGADSVLIASNPLSTQDDVAASLVSDYGISVFAIKGEDVATYHRHVQIALDHRPNIIIDDGSDVTAELVQHRKGQLADIIGTTEETTTGIVRLKAMFKAGVLSFPVMTVNDAETKHFFDNRYGTGQSTLDGILRCTNILLAGKTVVVAGYGWCAKGVAMRARGMGSQVIVTEVNPVRALEAVMDGFRVMPMSEAAPLGDIFITVTGNKHVIRGEHFDRMKDGAMVCNSGHFDIEVDLVALEERTTSRQVVRPFTEEFRLKSGKSVVVLGEGRLINLAAAEGHPASVMDMSFANQALGCEYLVKNKGNLAPGLHPIPVEVDQEIAALKLKAMGIQIDSLTPEQIEYGNSWTAGT
- the ruvX gene encoding Holliday junction resolvase RuvX: MFTNLTYSATGDPVAALGLDVGNRRIGIAGCDRMGLLVTGLGVIQRRSLSEDIAQIQSWIQRRQANILVVGMPLLADGTVGSQARKVQRFVRALQKAVDLPIETVNEYLSTVQAEWDLQAAGIPAKSQKPLIDQQAAAVILQTWLDQRRSQPPLPADRTEGLDIALS
- a CDS encoding YdcF family protein gives rise to the protein MFDLYHCEREPLPWLGLKANLSQMLTQPLGMVPLLLLIVLAVVWLVPPARRRLGLFLSSLPLWLYLVLLTPAGNGILTWGLTTWIPRDALAPADAIVVLGRGEALASGRVEEAYRLWQAGWAPRIFVSGAGDAGPMGRALLALGVPRSDLNGEDCSQTTEENAQFSLALLEPAQVQSILLITDNIHMLRSELTFRSFGIRVIPIISETYSSRGFPLPALREYLGLLSYGLKGRFFARSIPDLQTLGFGWEGIPISSQPSIPDSRINSRPEAHYTIAVPEELSS